One stretch of Buteo buteo chromosome Z, bButBut1.hap1.1, whole genome shotgun sequence DNA includes these proteins:
- the TMEM174 gene encoding transmembrane protein 174: MEQNNNNVEDFSLNVFSVTPYQPNRSDALVSDGDKAGATLLFSGVFLGLVGITFTVMGWIKYDGITHLEWTQLLGPILLSVGVTFILIAVCKFNMLTCKPCKEREENTSDLDQTASGQSFVFTGINQPITFHGATVVQYIPPPYPAQEGITVNPGYLHPVLSCCGAVSSSTSPIPTPGSAHFCPAYPLDNPAFTGDENYATYPAENTRNQRSEDGSDEPEELLEDYACDHLSPPRYEEIYPLSS; encoded by the exons ATGGAGCAGAACAACAACAATGTAGAAGATTTCTCCTTGAATGTCTTTTCTGTCACTCCTTATCAACCAAACAGATCCGATGCTCTGGTGTCAGATGGGGATAAAGCCGGTGCCACTTTGCTCTTTTCGGGTGTGTTTTTGGGACTCGTGGGGATCACTTTCACCGTGATGGGATGGATAAAATACGATGGCATTACTCACCTGGAGTGGACTCAGTTACTAGGGCCTATTCTGCTGTCTGTCGGGGTGACTTTTATTCTGATTGCTGTTTGTAAATTTAACATGCTTACATGCAAGCCCTgtaaagaaagagaggaaaatacgTCAGACCTCGATCAGACTGCAAGTGGACAATCCTTTGTCTTCACTGGCATTAACCAGCCTATAACTTTTCACGGTGCCACAGTGGTACAGTACATCCCTCCGCCGTACCCAGCCCAGGAAGGCATCACTGTGAATCCTGGCTACCTTCACCCGGTGCTCAGCTGCTGCGGTGCTGTTTCCTCCAGCACCTCACCAATTCCCACCCCAGGATCTGCTCACTTCTGCCCTGCGTACCCCCTGGACAACCCAGCTTTTACCGGAGATGAGAACTACGCTACTTATCCTGCAGAGAATACCCGGAATCAGAG GTCAGAGGATGGTTCTGATGAGCCAGAAGAACTGCTGGAAGACTACGCCTGTGACCACTTGTCACCTCCACGTTATGAGGAAATATACCCACTGTCTTCATAA